The Acinetobacter pittii genome contains a region encoding:
- the maiA gene encoding maleylacetoacetate isomerase, giving the protein MKLYSYFRSSAAYRVRIGLNIKGLAYETAPVHLVKNEQQSEDYLKLNRSALVPTLIDGDLTLSQSLSILEYLDEQYSETKLLPSDVQERAKVRAFAQAIACDIHPLNNLRVLKYLKNDLNVSDEQKNYWYQHWIIEGFQNLEQLLQDSNGQFCFGQQATIADCCLIPQVYNAKRFKIDLSAFPKIESIYHHCLSIPAFYNAAPEQQPDWE; this is encoded by the coding sequence ATGAAGCTGTATAGTTACTTTCGTAGCTCTGCAGCCTACAGAGTACGGATTGGTCTAAACATTAAAGGTTTAGCTTATGAGACTGCTCCAGTTCATCTGGTAAAAAATGAACAGCAAAGCGAAGACTATTTAAAGTTAAACCGTAGTGCTCTAGTTCCGACTTTAATTGACGGCGATTTAACCTTGTCCCAATCGTTAAGTATTTTGGAATATCTGGATGAACAATACTCAGAAACCAAATTACTTCCAAGTGATGTGCAAGAGAGAGCAAAAGTTCGCGCTTTTGCTCAAGCAATCGCTTGCGATATTCATCCATTAAATAACTTACGCGTACTGAAATATTTAAAAAATGACTTAAATGTTTCAGATGAGCAGAAAAACTATTGGTATCAGCACTGGATTATTGAAGGCTTTCAAAATCTCGAACAGTTACTTCAAGATTCAAATGGACAATTTTGCTTTGGACAACAAGCAACTATTGCCGATTGCTGCCTGATTCCACAGGTCTACAACGCGAAACGCTTCAAGATTGATTTATCTGCGTTTCCAAAGATTGAATCGATTTATCACCATTGTTTGTCTATCCCAGCCTTCTATAACGCGGCGCCAGAACAACAACCAGATTGGGAATAG
- the fahA gene encoding fumarylacetoacetase translates to MEPKLNSFIEVSPQSDFTIHNLPYGVFSRANESERQVGVAIGDWVIDLAALEKHGLLKLSEQDTYFNQPTLNKFIESGKANWSKVRKTLQSLLSVENLTLQENEALRQEVLVKQDSVTLHLPLQVSGYTDFYSSKEHATNVGCMFRDPKNALLPNWTELPVGYNGRASSVVVSGTQVVRPSGQIKLPNEERPVFSATRKLDFELETAFVIGKPTELGQPISIENAWDHIFGMVLLNDWSARDIQQWEYVPLGPFNSKSFASAISPWVVTLEALEPFKVEGPKQEPKPLAYLQENIANSYDINLSVEIQSPKSAQADVICQTNFKYMYWSMAQQLTHHTIGGCNVQVGDLMGSGTISGSTPDSYGSLLELTWNTTKPLTLANGETRGFLQDGDTLIMKGHCEKNGIRIGFGEVRNTVLPALNFDFAETSEPDYEAV, encoded by the coding sequence ATGGAACCAAAACTAAACTCTTTTATTGAAGTTTCACCTCAATCAGATTTCACTATTCATAATTTGCCTTACGGTGTTTTTAGCAGAGCTAACGAAAGTGAGCGTCAAGTTGGTGTAGCTATTGGTGATTGGGTGATTGATCTCGCTGCTCTTGAAAAGCATGGGCTTTTAAAACTTTCAGAACAAGACACATATTTTAACCAGCCTACACTGAATAAATTTATCGAGTCTGGCAAAGCCAACTGGTCAAAAGTTCGTAAGACATTACAGTCTCTTCTCTCGGTTGAAAATTTAACACTTCAAGAAAATGAAGCATTGCGTCAGGAAGTTTTGGTTAAGCAAGACAGCGTTACTTTGCATTTACCACTTCAGGTATCTGGTTATACCGATTTCTATTCTTCTAAAGAACATGCGACCAATGTGGGCTGTATGTTCCGCGACCCTAAAAATGCTTTACTGCCAAACTGGACTGAATTACCTGTGGGTTATAACGGCCGTGCTAGCTCTGTTGTCGTGAGTGGCACTCAAGTCGTGCGTCCATCTGGACAAATTAAACTTCCAAATGAAGAGCGTCCAGTTTTCTCAGCTACGCGTAAACTCGATTTCGAACTTGAAACAGCATTTGTTATTGGTAAACCAACAGAGCTTGGCCAGCCGATCTCGATTGAAAATGCTTGGGACCATATTTTTGGAATGGTATTACTCAATGACTGGTCAGCACGCGATATCCAGCAATGGGAATATGTGCCTTTAGGCCCTTTCAATTCAAAATCATTTGCTAGTGCCATCTCACCTTGGGTAGTCACACTTGAAGCACTTGAGCCATTTAAAGTGGAAGGCCCAAAACAAGAGCCTAAACCTTTAGCGTATTTACAAGAAAATATCGCGAATAGTTATGACATTAATTTGAGTGTTGAAATTCAAAGCCCGAAATCGGCACAAGCTGACGTGATTTGCCAAACTAATTTCAAATATATGTACTGGTCTATGGCTCAGCAGCTCACTCACCATACCATTGGGGGCTGTAACGTTCAGGTTGGTGATTTAATGGGTTCAGGTACCATTTCAGGTTCTACACCTGACTCTTATGGCAGCTTGCTTGAGCTTACATGGAACACCACCAAGCCTTTAACACTTGCCAATGGTGAAACTCGTGGTTTCTTGCAAGACGGCGATACACTCATTATGAAAGGTCACTGTGAGAAAAATGGTATTCGCATTGGCTTCGGTGAAGTTCGAAATACAGTCCTTCCTGCATTAAATTTCGATTTTGCAGAAACTTCGGAGCCTGACTATGAAGCTGTATAG
- the aroP gene encoding amino acid permease: protein MSAQEQGNLKHGLSNRHIQLIALGGAIGTGLFLGISQSIKLAGPSVILGYAIAGFIAFLMMRQLGEMVVEEPVSGSFSHFAYKYWGPFAGFMSGWNYWVLNVLVCMAELSAIGLYIQYWWPQIPTWASALTFFVLINGINLLHVKFFGEMEFWFSIVKILAILAMIGFGSYLLATGTAGPQASISNLWALGGFFPFGVEGLVMAMAVIIFAFGGIELFGITAAEARDPDKTLPKAVNQIIYRILIFYIATLFVLFSLFPWNQMAQGGSPFVMVFASLDSQGIATLLNFVILTAAVSVYNGTSYCSSRMLLGLAQQGNAPKVFARINKRGIPTNAVILSAAVTILCVLLNYIFPEKAFGLLMMLVVAAIVINWVVISWTHLKFRKYMQRQGQTTKFPSFMYPFSNYLCILFMLGILIVMSLTPDMRVAVMMIPGWIFCLMVAYQFKRRKLKAEQSVAALEADI from the coding sequence ATGTCAGCACAAGAGCAAGGAAACCTGAAACATGGTTTGAGTAATCGGCACATCCAGCTTATTGCATTGGGTGGGGCGATTGGCACAGGGCTTTTTCTTGGTATATCACAATCGATTAAATTAGCAGGTCCATCGGTCATCCTCGGTTATGCCATTGCAGGATTTATTGCTTTTTTAATGATGCGTCAGCTTGGTGAAATGGTGGTTGAAGAGCCAGTCAGTGGATCTTTTAGTCATTTTGCCTACAAATATTGGGGACCATTTGCAGGGTTCATGTCAGGATGGAACTATTGGGTACTTAATGTACTCGTATGTATGGCAGAACTAAGCGCAATTGGTCTTTACATTCAATATTGGTGGCCGCAAATCCCAACGTGGGCATCTGCTTTAACCTTCTTTGTCTTAATTAATGGCATTAATTTGCTACATGTTAAGTTTTTTGGCGAAATGGAATTTTGGTTTTCTATTGTCAAAATCTTAGCAATTCTTGCAATGATTGGCTTTGGTTCATATTTACTTGCAACAGGCACAGCAGGTCCACAGGCAAGTATCAGCAATCTTTGGGCACTTGGCGGTTTCTTCCCGTTTGGTGTTGAAGGCTTAGTCATGGCAATGGCAGTCATTATTTTTGCTTTTGGTGGTATTGAGCTTTTCGGTATTACTGCAGCTGAAGCACGGGATCCTGATAAAACTTTACCTAAAGCTGTGAATCAAATTATTTATCGTATTTTGATTTTCTATATTGCGACACTTTTTGTTTTATTCTCGCTATTCCCATGGAACCAAATGGCACAAGGCGGAAGCCCTTTTGTGATGGTATTTGCTTCTTTAGATAGCCAAGGCATTGCAACGTTATTGAACTTTGTGATTTTGACAGCAGCGGTTTCAGTTTATAACGGCACAAGTTATTGCAGTAGCCGTATGCTATTGGGCCTTGCGCAACAAGGAAATGCACCAAAAGTATTTGCACGTATTAATAAACGCGGTATTCCAACCAATGCAGTGATTCTTTCTGCGGCAGTCACTATTTTATGTGTACTGTTAAACTATATTTTTCCTGAAAAGGCATTTGGTTTACTCATGATGCTCGTGGTTGCAGCGATTGTGATTAACTGGGTAGTAATTTCATGGACGCATTTAAAATTCCGTAAATATATGCAGCGCCAAGGGCAAACAACGAAGTTCCCAAGCTTTATGTATCCGTTTAGCAACTATTTATGCATATTATTTATGCTTGGCATTTTGATCGTGATGTCTTTAACACCAGATATGCGTGTTGCGGTCATGATGATTCCTGGCTGGATTTTCTGTTTGATGGTAGCTTACCAATTTAAACGCCGAAAATTAAAAGCTGAGCAATCTGTAGCTGCCTTAGAAGCAGATATTTAA
- a CDS encoding D-Ala-D-Ala carboxypeptidase family metallohydrolase, whose translation MKRYFGLILLSLTACSTQTPQPTIPLHTPTSLPQPTKPVVRIKQQPEDYVAWVATADHRQAVQSYKQFLKQKGLADLVPDHELLSSARDWQKCGVEPYAVPPREIWSNIVPTLSILKALVDDGVINDFEVTSVYRALSLNRCAGGADASRHVFNAALDFRIGPEEPSDLDQFNIQQTKTKLCQFWETKGQALNMGLGVYASGQIHIDSQGFRSWGPDHHYRTSICQ comes from the coding sequence ATGAAGCGTTATTTCGGTTTAATTTTATTATCTCTCACAGCATGTAGTACCCAAACACCCCAGCCAACAATCCCTCTGCACACCCCCACATCTTTACCTCAACCTACAAAACCAGTGGTCAGAATAAAACAGCAACCCGAAGATTATGTGGCTTGGGTCGCAACAGCAGACCATCGACAGGCTGTGCAATCTTACAAGCAATTTCTTAAGCAAAAGGGACTTGCAGATTTAGTGCCAGACCATGAATTATTAAGCTCAGCTCGCGATTGGCAAAAATGTGGAGTTGAGCCTTATGCGGTGCCACCAAGAGAGATTTGGTCCAATATCGTTCCGACACTTAGCATTTTAAAAGCGTTAGTTGACGATGGCGTAATTAATGATTTTGAAGTGACTTCGGTCTACCGCGCGTTATCTCTAAACCGCTGTGCAGGTGGTGCTGATGCTTCTCGACATGTCTTTAATGCAGCGCTTGATTTTCGAATTGGACCAGAAGAGCCTAGCGACTTAGACCAGTTCAATATTCAACAAACCAAAACTAAACTTTGTCAGTTCTGGGAAACCAAAGGGCAAGCACTTAATATGGGTCTTGGTGTTTATGCCTCGGGACAAATCCATATTGATAGCCAAGGATTCCGTTCATGGGGACCTGACCATCACTATAGAACCTCGATTTGTCAGTAA
- the zigA gene encoding zinc metallochaperone GTPase ZigA has protein sequence MISLNIIQRDQAMRTAIANSFAKLPVTVLSGFLGAGKTTLLNHILNNREGRRIAVIVNDMSEVNIDVALVREGGAELSRTDEKLVEMSNGCICCTLREDLLVEVRRLADEGRFDQLVIESTGISEPLPVAETFTFEDEDGNSLNEFARLDTMVTVVDAFNFLKDYSSVDSLQQRGESLGEQDERTVVDLLIDQIEFCDVIVLNKIDLIDQAQQDQLIAILKTLNPRARIEIAQFGKIDLDKILNTHLFEFDEAAQAPGWLKELRGEHTPETEEYGISSFVYRARRPFHPERFYDLVQAEWPGVVRSKGFFWLAAEPTLAYSWSQAGAMARHGLAGYWWAAVAEEDWPSDLTSIEEIKKNWDARTGDARQELVLIGMQMDEQALIERLDCCLLSDEEMALGPQAWQSWSNPFKQDDETMLIA, from the coding sequence ATGATCAGTTTAAATATTATTCAAAGAGATCAAGCCATGCGCACTGCAATCGCCAACTCATTTGCCAAGCTTCCCGTCACTGTTTTATCTGGCTTTTTGGGTGCAGGAAAGACCACATTACTCAACCATATTTTAAATAATCGTGAAGGCCGCCGTATTGCCGTGATTGTCAATGATATGTCTGAGGTGAATATTGATGTGGCATTAGTACGCGAAGGTGGGGCGGAGCTTTCAAGAACAGATGAAAAGCTGGTTGAAATGAGCAATGGTTGTATCTGCTGTACGTTACGAGAAGACTTATTGGTTGAGGTGAGACGTTTAGCCGATGAAGGGCGCTTTGACCAATTGGTGATTGAGTCAACTGGCATTTCAGAACCGTTACCTGTGGCAGAAACGTTTACCTTTGAAGATGAAGATGGAAACTCACTCAATGAATTCGCTCGACTCGACACCATGGTCACGGTAGTCGATGCTTTTAATTTTCTTAAAGATTATAGTTCAGTTGACTCACTGCAACAACGTGGCGAATCATTAGGTGAGCAAGATGAAAGAACTGTAGTCGATCTTCTTATTGATCAAATCGAGTTTTGTGATGTGATTGTGCTGAATAAAATTGATTTGATTGATCAGGCTCAGCAAGACCAGCTTATCGCCATTTTAAAAACGTTAAACCCGCGTGCCCGAATTGAAATTGCGCAATTTGGAAAGATCGACTTAGATAAAATTTTAAATACACATTTATTTGAATTTGATGAAGCTGCACAAGCGCCGGGATGGTTAAAAGAGTTACGTGGCGAGCATACCCCCGAGACTGAAGAGTATGGAATCAGCAGCTTTGTTTACCGCGCTCGCCGACCTTTCCATCCAGAGCGTTTTTATGATTTGGTACAGGCTGAATGGCCGGGAGTCGTGCGCTCCAAAGGCTTTTTCTGGTTGGCTGCCGAACCGACATTGGCTTATTCATGGTCGCAAGCGGGAGCAATGGCTCGACACGGTTTAGCTGGTTATTGGTGGGCGGCCGTTGCAGAAGAAGACTGGCCGAGTGACCTCACCAGCATTGAAGAAATTAAGAAAAATTGGGATGCCCGCACAGGTGATGCGCGTCAGGAGCTGGTTTTAATTGGTATGCAAATGGATGAGCAAGCTTTAATAGAACGCTTAGACTGTTGTTTATTAAGTGATGAAGAAATGGCTTTAGGACCACAAGCATGGCAGAGCTGGTCTAATCCTTTTAAGCAAGATGATGAAACGATGTTGATCGCTTAA
- a CDS encoding acyltransferase family protein, translating to MRNYKIDILRGISILLVLLHHFNIPYKLKDTWLGFDFLGEAFSTVIARNGNYGVTMFFVISGFLITHHTLKRDKQFSAINLKHFYIRRAARILPCLVLLILGVSVLGSFDLKPFMNQAPNGIEVSYPLTIFAALTFWMNTLIIKFGWVNYALGVLWSLSVEEVFYFVFPLLCLLTRSNKVFVAVLIGVILYGPYFRSLHFGEESGAYLYHYFSSFDGIAVGCLTAIFSHKYQPNWPYKKPLSWLIILSMTALYLYAPIKEISTWGISLFAFATGLLILCFQPHSGTQAHNLFTKVMVWLGQRSYETYLFHLVVLGLMKVAFIPAQTDSSIKIMLLIGYLILTFIISAAIEKYYSTPLNSYIRKVFIKDKS from the coding sequence ATGCGTAATTATAAAATAGATATTCTTCGAGGAATTTCTATCCTTTTGGTTCTTTTACACCATTTTAATATTCCCTATAAACTTAAAGATACATGGTTAGGTTTTGATTTCTTAGGTGAAGCATTTAGCACAGTCATCGCAAGAAACGGAAATTATGGCGTGACCATGTTTTTTGTAATTTCGGGGTTCTTAATTACTCATCACACCTTAAAAAGAGATAAACAATTTTCTGCAATTAACCTCAAACATTTTTATATCCGACGAGCAGCGCGTATTTTACCGTGTCTGGTATTACTCATTTTAGGTGTAAGTGTACTTGGTTCGTTTGACTTAAAACCCTTTATGAACCAAGCCCCGAATGGCATTGAGGTCTCTTATCCTTTAACCATATTTGCAGCCTTAACCTTCTGGATGAATACCCTGATTATTAAATTCGGTTGGGTAAACTACGCTTTGGGCGTGCTGTGGTCGCTCTCTGTGGAAGAAGTTTTTTACTTTGTTTTTCCATTATTATGCTTGCTTACGCGTAGTAATAAGGTCTTTGTTGCTGTACTAATTGGCGTAATTTTATATGGCCCTTATTTTAGGTCATTGCATTTTGGAGAAGAAAGCGGTGCCTATTTATATCATTATTTTTCAAGTTTTGATGGTATAGCGGTAGGCTGTTTAACTGCCATTTTTTCTCATAAATATCAGCCAAATTGGCCCTATAAAAAACCTCTTTCATGGTTGATTATTTTGAGTATGACCGCTCTATATTTATATGCACCAATTAAAGAAATCAGTACATGGGGTATCAGCTTATTTGCTTTTGCTACAGGCTTACTTATTTTGTGTTTTCAACCTCATTCAGGAACACAAGCGCATAACCTATTTACCAAAGTGATGGTCTGGTTGGGGCAACGAAGTTATGAAACTTATTTGTTTCATCTGGTTGTGCTGGGGCTTATGAAAGTTGCTTTTATTCCGGCTCAGACCGACTCTAGCATTAAAATTATGCTTTTAATTGGCTATCTAATTCTGACTTTTATCATTAGCGCAGCGATTGAAAAATACTATTCCACCCCGCTTAACAGCTACATTCGAAAGGTTTTTATTAAAGATAAATCATAA
- the hutC gene encoding histidine utilization repressor gives MPRTSKQEHTELSIEADSPVPLYQRVKQLISQKIYEGSWAVNKKIPSESELVNQLGCSRMTVNRALRELTTEGLLVRIQGVGSFVAEGQGRTALFQINNIADEIIARNHKHHAEVLVLEQIYANAEQSVLMQTREGQRLFHSIIVHYENDVPVQVEDRLVDAALIPDYLEQDFKTITPNAYLMAKAPVTEGEHIVEAVLASPQECKWLKITKAEPCLLIRRRTWSNKQLISSARLIYPGSRYYLEGKFNP, from the coding sequence ATGCCCAGAACATCAAAACAAGAACATACTGAGCTTTCGATTGAAGCTGATAGTCCAGTTCCTCTATACCAACGTGTAAAACAGCTGATTTCACAAAAGATTTATGAAGGCTCGTGGGCTGTAAATAAAAAAATTCCTTCGGAAAGTGAACTCGTTAATCAACTCGGTTGTAGCCGTATGACGGTAAACCGTGCGCTACGTGAGTTAACGACCGAAGGGTTGTTGGTTCGAATTCAGGGCGTTGGTTCTTTCGTTGCTGAAGGGCAAGGCCGAACTGCACTTTTTCAAATTAATAATATTGCCGATGAGATTATTGCACGAAACCATAAGCACCACGCTGAAGTTTTAGTCTTAGAACAAATTTATGCAAATGCAGAGCAAAGCGTGTTAATGCAGACTCGCGAAGGGCAAAGATTATTTCACTCGATTATTGTGCATTATGAAAATGATGTACCTGTTCAGGTCGAAGATCGTTTAGTCGATGCAGCACTGATTCCAGATTATTTAGAACAAGATTTTAAAACCATTACCCCAAATGCTTACCTCATGGCAAAAGCTCCCGTGACAGAAGGCGAGCATATTGTTGAGGCCGTTTTAGCATCTCCTCAAGAGTGTAAGTGGTTAAAGATTACTAAAGCTGAGCCATGCTTACTCATTCGCCGCCGCACATGGTCAAACAAACAACTCATTTCAAGTGCGCGTTTGATCTATCCGGGTAGCCGCTACTATCTCGAAGGGAAATTCAACCCATGA
- a CDS encoding HutD family protein, with product MIELIRADQYTKMLWKNGAGFTLEIARSLGEADFDWRISMADVTTSGPFSLFPNKQRIISVIDGQGMVLHIDDLPATTLNQGDIFAFHGESQVQSKLVDGAIRDLNLIYDPAKFHARFQWLNEAAEQAFISSADLIFIFNHVGETEVNVDDDFVQLAAHETLKIEKKSGVTSINLPIKQLKSCYIIELIQR from the coding sequence ATGATTGAATTGATCAGGGCCGATCAATATACAAAAATGCTTTGGAAAAATGGTGCAGGCTTTACTTTAGAAATTGCTCGAAGCCTAGGTGAGGCTGACTTTGACTGGCGCATTTCGATGGCAGATGTGACCACTTCTGGGCCATTTTCGCTATTTCCCAATAAGCAGCGAATTATTAGCGTAATTGATGGACAAGGCATGGTATTGCATATCGATGATCTTCCTGCCACGACGCTGAACCAAGGTGATATTTTTGCTTTTCATGGTGAGAGTCAGGTCCAAAGTAAACTGGTAGACGGTGCAATTCGGGATTTAAATTTAATTTATGATCCTGCAAAGTTTCATGCCCGTTTTCAGTGGTTGAATGAGGCAGCAGAGCAGGCATTTATCAGCTCAGCAGATCTGATTTTTATTTTTAATCATGTTGGTGAAACGGAAGTGAATGTTGATGATGATTTTGTTCAGCTTGCTGCTCACGAGACGCTAAAAATTGAGAAAAAATCTGGTGTCACATCAATCAATCTTCCAATAAAACAGCTCAAAAGTTGCTATATCATTGAGTTAATTCAACGTTAA
- the hutU gene encoding urocanate hydratase gives MTTKFRDVEIRAPRGTELTAKSWLTEAPLRMLMNNLDPDVAENPKELVVYGGIGRAARNWECFDKIVDTLKNLETDETLLVQSGKPVGVFKTHKDAPRVLIANSNLVPHWANWEHFNELDAKALAMYGQMTAGSWIYIGSQGIVQGTYETFVEAGRQHYNGDLKGRWVLTAGLGGMGGAQPLAATLAGACSLNIECQQASIDFRLRTRYVDEQATDLDDALARIDRYTKEGKAISIALHGNAAEILPELVRRGVRPDMVTDQTSAHDPLNGYLPVGWTWDEYRARAKTEPEAVVKAAKQSMAKHVQAMLDFQKMGVPTFDYGNNIRQMAKEEGVANAFDFPGFVPAYIRPLFCRGIGPFRWAALSGDPEDIYKTDAKVKELIPDDEHLHHWLDMARERISFQGLPARICWVGLGLRAKLGLAFNEMVRSGELSAPVVIGRDHLDSGSVASPNRETEAMQDGSDAVSDWPLLNALLNTAGGATWVSLHHGGGVGMGFSQHSGVVIVCDGTDEAAARIARVLTNDPATGVMRHADAGYEIAINCAKEQGLHLPMITQ, from the coding sequence ATGACAACAAAATTTCGTGATGTAGAAATTCGTGCGCCACGCGGCACTGAATTGACGGCTAAAAGTTGGTTAACTGAAGCTCCATTACGTATGTTGATGAATAACCTTGATCCGGACGTTGCAGAAAACCCGAAAGAGTTGGTTGTATACGGTGGTATTGGCCGTGCAGCACGAAACTGGGAATGTTTCGACAAAATTGTAGATACGCTAAAAAATCTTGAAACTGATGAAACTTTATTGGTTCAATCAGGCAAACCAGTAGGTGTGTTTAAAACTCATAAAGATGCACCACGCGTTTTAATTGCAAACTCAAACCTTGTACCGCACTGGGCAAACTGGGAACACTTTAACGAATTAGACGCTAAAGCTTTGGCAATGTACGGTCAAATGACAGCAGGTTCGTGGATCTACATTGGTAGCCAAGGTATCGTACAAGGTACTTATGAAACTTTCGTTGAGGCAGGCCGCCAACACTACAACGGTGACTTAAAAGGCCGTTGGGTTCTTACCGCAGGTTTAGGTGGTATGGGTGGCGCTCAGCCTTTAGCTGCAACACTTGCAGGTGCGTGTTCTTTAAACATCGAATGCCAACAAGCAAGTATCGATTTCCGTTTACGTACCCGTTATGTAGACGAACAAGCGACTGATTTAGATGACGCTTTAGCACGTATTGACCGCTATACAAAAGAAGGTAAAGCAATTTCAATTGCGCTTCATGGTAACGCTGCTGAAATTTTACCTGAGCTTGTACGCCGTGGTGTACGTCCAGATATGGTGACTGACCAAACAAGTGCACACGATCCCCTTAATGGCTACTTACCAGTAGGCTGGACTTGGGATGAATACCGTGCACGTGCGAAAACTGAACCGGAAGCTGTTGTAAAAGCTGCAAAACAGTCGATGGCGAAGCATGTACAAGCGATGCTTGATTTCCAAAAAATGGGTGTTCCAACATTTGACTATGGCAATAACATCCGTCAAATGGCGAAAGAAGAAGGTGTAGCAAACGCTTTTGATTTCCCAGGCTTCGTACCTGCATACATCCGTCCATTGTTCTGTCGCGGTATTGGTCCATTCCGTTGGGCTGCGCTTTCTGGTGACCCAGAAGACATTTATAAAACAGATGCCAAAGTTAAAGAGTTAATTCCTGATGATGAACATTTACATCACTGGTTAGACATGGCACGTGAACGTATTAGCTTCCAAGGCTTACCAGCGCGTATTTGCTGGGTAGGTTTAGGCTTACGTGCAAAACTTGGTTTGGCATTTAACGAAATGGTTCGTAGCGGTGAATTGTCTGCACCAGTTGTGATTGGTCGTGACCATTTAGACTCAGGTTCAGTTGCAAGTCCAAACCGTGAAACTGAAGCAATGCAAGACGGCTCAGATGCAGTATCAGACTGGCCTTTATTAAATGCGTTGCTCAATACAGCAGGCGGCGCAACTTGGGTGTCTTTACATCACGGTGGTGGTGTAGGTATGGGCTTCTCTCAACACTCAGGCGTTGTGATTGTGTGTGATGGTACAGATGAAGCTGCTGCACGTATTGCTCGCGTACTGACCAATGACCCTGCAACAGGTGTTATGCGTCATGCCGATGCAGGTTATGAAATTGCGATTAACTGTGCGAAAGAGCAAGGCCTACACTTGCCAATGATCACGCAATAA